In a single window of the Papaver somniferum cultivar HN1 chromosome 8, ASM357369v1, whole genome shotgun sequence genome:
- the LOC113306489 gene encoding uncharacterized protein LOC113306489, whose product MENELRALDANNTYSIVKLPPGKKTVGCRWVYKIKYKRDNQQEIKNLKAMLHSRFDIKDLGILKYFLGLEIAYSKKGIFLNQRKYVLDLLKATGKLGVKPCDTPTESGNKLDNDGDVLKDIGSYQRLVGKLIYLTVTIPDITYAVSLVSRYMHAPRVKHLNAVTRILQYLKGSPGRGVVMTKNEAYSISSYCITAYSDAEYAGCPVDRKSTTGYCIFFGGNLVTWKSKKQNVVSRSSAEAEYRSMASTTCEIVWLRALLKELGCLPSQPAKMFCDNQAAIQIASNPIFHEHTKHIEVDCHFIREKSYQNSELSKCGFSLLDLG is encoded by the exons ATGGAAAATGAGTTACGGGCCTTAGATGCAAATAATACTTACAGTATTGTCAAGTTGCCTCCTGGGAAGAAGACTGTTGGCTGTCGGTGggtgtacaaaattaaatacaaaa GAGATAATCAACAAGAGATTAAAAATCTTAAAGCAATGCTTCATTCTAGATTCGATATCAAGGATTTAGGGATACTGAAGTATTTCTTAGGCTTAGAAATTGCTTACTCAAAGAAGggtatttttctgaatcaaagaaaatacGTGTTGGACCTGTTGAAGGCTACAGGAAAATTGGGAGTAAAACCTTGTGATACTCCTACAGAAAGTGGCAACAAACTTGATAATGACGGTGATGTGCTAAAGGATATTGGGTCATATCAAAGGTTAGTTGGCAAGCTAATTTACCTTACTGTTACCATACCTGACATAACATATGCAGTAAGCCTAGTTAGTCGCTATATGCATGCACCCCGTGTTAAACACTTGAAtgcagtaactaggattttacAATACTTAAAAGGGTCACCAGGCAGAGGAGTTGTGATGACAAAAAATGAAGCTTATTCAATTTCTAGTTACTGTATAACAGCATACTCGGATGCTGAGTATGCTGgatgtccagttgatcgtaaatcaacaacagggtaTTGCATCTTCTTTGGTGGTAACTTAGTTACATGGAAAAGTaagaaacaaaatgttgtttCTCGATCGAGTGCTGAAGCTGAGTATAGATCCATGGCTTCAACTACATGTGAGATTGTTTGGCTTCGAGCATTATTGAAAGAATTGGGGTGTCTTCCATCTCAGCCAGCTAAGATGTtctgtgataatcaagctgcgaTACAAATTGCTTCAAATCCCATCTTTCATGAGCACACAAAGCACATAGAAGTGGACTGTCACTTTATTAGAGAGAAG TCATATCAGAATTCAGAGCTTAGCAAATGTGGGTTTTCTCTTTTGGATTTGGGCTGA